Proteins encoded in a region of the Acomys russatus chromosome 14, mAcoRus1.1, whole genome shotgun sequence genome:
- the LOC127198476 gene encoding aromatase — translation MFLEMLNPMHYNVTIMVPEEMPVSAMPLLLIVGLLLLAWNCENTSSVPGPGYCLGIGPLISHGRFLWMGIGSACNYYNKMYGEFMRVWISGEETLIISKSSSMFHVMKHSNYISRFGSKRGLQCIGMHENGIIFNNNPDLWKTIRPFFMKALTGPGLVRMVEVCVESIKQHLDRLDEVTDNSGYVDVLTLMRHIMLDTSNMLFLGIPLDESSIVKKIQGYFNAWQALLIKPNIFFKISWLYRKYERSVKDLKDEIAVLVEEKRRKVSTAEKLEDCMDFATDLIFAERRGDLTKENVNQCVLEMLIAAPDTMSVTLYFMLLLVAEYPEVEQAILKEIHTVVGDRDIRISDIQNLKVVENFINESMRYQPVVDLVMRKALEDDVIDGYPVKKGTNIILNIGRMHRLEYFPKPNEFTLENFEKNVPYRYFQPFGFGPRSCAGKYIAMVMMKVVLVTLLRRFHVKTLQQRSIENIPKINDLSLHPNEDQSLVEIIFSPRNSDKYLKQ, via the exons GTCCAGGGTACTGTCTGGGAATCGGGCCCCTCATCTCCCATGGCAGATTCCTGTGGATGGGGATTGGAAGTGCCTGCAACTACTACAATAAGATGTACGGAGAGTTCATGAGAGTCTGGATCAGTGGAGAGGAAACCCTCATCATCAGCAA GTCCTCAAGCATGTTCCATGTAATGAAACACAGCAACTACATCTCCAGATTTGGCAGCAAACGTGGGCTGCAGTGCATCGGCATGCATGAGAATGGCATCATATTTAACAATaatccggacctctggaagacgaTTCGCCCTTTCTTTATGAAAG CCCTCACAGGCCCTGGTCTTGTTCGAATGGTGGAAGTTTGTGTGGAATCCATCAAGCAGCATTTGGACAGACTGGACGAAGTCACCGACAACTCGGGCTACGTGGACGTGTTGACCCTCATGAGACACATCATGCTGGACACCTCTAACATGCTCTTCCTGGGGATCCCCCTGGATG AAAGCTCCATTGTGAAAAAGATCCAGGGCTATTTTAACGCATGGCAAGCTCTCCTCATCAAACCAAACATCTTCTTTAAGATCTCCTGGCTCTACAGAAAGTACGAAAGATCCGT caAAGACTTGAAAGATGAGATAGCTGTCTTGGTAGAAGAAAAAAGACGCAAAGTTTCCACAGCAGAGAAACTGGAGGACTGTATGGATTTTGCAACTGATTTGATTTTTGCTGAG AGACGCGGAGACCtgacaaaagaaaatgtgaaccAGTGTGTCCTGGAAATGCTGATCGCAGCGCCCGACACCATGTCTGTCACTCTGTACTTCATGCTGCTTCTCGTTGCCGAGTACCCTGAGGTGGAGCAGGCAATATTGAAGGAAATCCACACTGTGGTTG GTGACAGAGACATAAGGATCAGTGACATCCAGAATTTAAAAGTGGTGGAGAATTTCATTAATGAAAGCATGCGGTACCAGCCTGTTGTGGACTTGGTCATGCGCAAAGCCCTGGAAGACGATGTCATTGACGGTTACCCCGTTAAAAAGGGAACTAACATCATACTGAATATCGGAAGAATGCACAGACTCGAGTATTTCCCCAAGCCCAATGAATTTACCCTTGAAAACTTCGAGAAGAAT GTCCCCTACAGGTATTTTCAGCCCTTTGGCTTTGGGCCCCGAAGCTGTGCCGGGAAGTACATCGCCATGGTGATGATGAAAGTCGTCCTGGTGACACTTCTGAGACGATTCCACGTGAAGACATTGCAGCAAAGGAGTATTGAAAACATACCGAAAATAAATGACTTGTCCTTGCACCCAAACGAAGACCAGTCCCTTGTGGAAATAATTTTCTCTCCAAGAAATTCAGACAAGTACCTCAAACAGTAA